The following is a genomic window from Niveispirillum cyanobacteriorum.
TGGGCGGGGTCGCCGGCACCATGGGCCTTGCCGAACGTATGGCCGCCGGCCACCAGGGCCACGGTTTCCTCGTCATTCATAGCCATGCGGGCAAAGGTCTCGCGAATGTCGCGGCCTGACGCCATCGGGTCCGGGTTGCCGTTCGGCCCTTCCGGGTTCACATAGATCAGGCCCATCTGCACCGCGGCCAGCGGGTTTTCCAGGTCGCGATCCCCGCTATAGCGCTTGTCGCCCAGCCAGGTGTCTTCCTTGCCCCAATAGATATCTTCTTCCGGCTCCCACACGTCCGGGCGGCCGCCGCCAAAGCCGAAGGTCTTGAAACCCATCGATTCCAGGGCGACATTGCCGGCCAGGATCATCAGATCGGCCCAGGAAATGGCCTTGCCATATTTCTGCTTGATGGGCCAGAGCAGGCGGCGCGCCTTGTCCAGGTTGCCATTGTCGGGCCAGGAATTCAGCGGCGCGAAACGCTGCGTGCCCGATCCCGCCCCGCCGCGCCCGTCCGACGTGCGATAGGTGCCGGCGCTGTGCCAGGCCATGCGGATGAACAGGCCGCCATAATGGCCGTAATCGGCGGGCCACCAATCCTGGCTGTCGGTCATCAGCGCCGTCAGATCGGCCTTCAGCGCTGCGTAATCCAGGCCCTTGAACGCCTCCGCATAGTTAAACCGGCCGCCAAACGGGTCGGACAGGGCCGTGTTCTGGTGCAGTATCTTCAGGTTCAGCTGGTTGGGCCACCAGTCACGGTTGGATCGGCCACCAAAGGTGGCGTTGGGACGAATCCCATGCAGCACAGGGCACTTGGCAGCGCTCCCCGAATTATTCCCGTCCATTCTTATCTCCTGTCATGGATCGATTACGGCGGTAGCGGGCACGAAAGAGTTCGCCGCGCACAAGCGGCGTCGCGCCCATCAGGACGTCAGATTTCGGTATTGGTGAACATATCGACCGGCCCCGGCATTTCCCGCCGGACCGGCGCACAAAGCCCCCTGCCGTTCCGGTAACCCGGAACCCGCGATCCATCGGGGTGATGTGACGCGACGCGGTTGGGACATGGGGGCTCCTCATCCTCGCGAACTAAGACTTAGCAAATTTATGTGATAAGATTAAGTCGGATTTTCTGATTGCGTTAATAAGGTGTACTTATGACTAACCTGACATTGAAGCAGCTTCGCTATTTCGATGCGCTGGCGCGGCTAGGTCATTTCGGGCGCGCGGCAGATGATTGCGCCATCTCACAACCCGCCCTGTCGATGCAGATCAAGGAACTGGAGGAGGGGTTGGGGGCACCCCTGTTTGAGCGCGGGCCCCGCCAAATCTGGCTGACCGGGTTCGGGGAGGAATTCGCCGCCCGCGCACGCGACATCCTGCGGTCGGTTGATGAGCTGGGCGATCTTGCCCGCGCCGCGCGCGATCAATTGGCCGGGCGGCTGCGTATCGGCGTCATCCCCACGGTGGCCCCCTACCTGCTGCCATCCATCATCGGCGACCTGACCCGTATGAATGCCGACCTGGACATTCATGTGCGCGAAACGGTGACGCCCAAGCTGCTGCATGAGCTGCTCGAAGGGCGATTGGATACCGCCGTCGTCGCCCTGCCCGTGTCGGAACCATCCCTGACGGAGGTGGCCTTGTTCGACGAAAACTTTGTACTGGTCCGCCCGGCGGAGGAGGAGGGCAAGCCCGTACCCAGCCCCGAGGCGCTGCGCGAAATGCGCCTGCTGCTGCTGGAGGAGGGGCATTGCTTCCGCGATCAGGCCCTGTCCTTCTGCAACATGAACAGCGCCCTGCCGCGCGAATTGCTGGACGGGTCGTCCCTCTCCACCCTGGTGCAGATGGTGGGGGCCGGCATTGGCGTCACCCTGATCCCGGAAATGGCGGTGGGGGTGGAGACCAAATCCGCCGCCGTTTCCATCGCCCGCTTTAAGGACCCGGAACCGTCGCGCACCATCGGCATGGTCTGGCGCAAATCCAGCCCACTCTCGAAGCAGCTCCTCGACATCGCCGACCTCGTACGCCGGTCGGGGGAGGCCCAACGGGCGAAGCATGCTGCGTAGGTCAGGTCGAGCCAGCGGCGAACCCTGACAGAAACGGCTTTTAATCCAATGCTGTCAGGGCGAGGCGCCGCCTCGACCTGACCTACGACGACGCCTGTGCTTGCGGCAAACCCTACCCCGCAAACCGGTTCAGGTTCGCCCGCAACCGCTGGATATTGTCGCGCAGTTCGGTGATTTCCTCCAACCCCATGCCCACGGCCTGGGTCAAGTGCTCGAAGAAATCGACCGTCTGGTCCTTCAGGTCGCGGCCGCTGTCGGTCAGGCGGATCAGAACCTGGCGTTCGTCGGCGGGGTTGCGTTCACGCCGCACATGGCCCGCCGCCTCCAACCGCTTCAGCAGCGGGGTCAGGGTGCTGCTTTCCAGGAACAGCTGTTCGCCGATCTGGCCCACCGTCTGCCCATCCCTCTCCCACAACAGCACCATGACCAGATATTGCGGATAGGTCAGGCCCAGCCGGTCCAGCAGCGGCTTATACACGCGCGTGAAGGCGTGGCTGGCGGAATAGAGCGAGAAGCAGATGAAATCGCCCAGTTTCAGGGCGGGAGCGTCGGACATGGCGGCACCTGTGGGGCATGCGGGTGGGGGTTAAGCGCTGATGACCTTCCATATTGCATCGCACACGATATGATCGCAGGCGCTTTTGCTGCATGGCCGCCATCTGTTTAAATATATCGTACACGATTAAATCGGACGATATTAATCCATCCATCGAATGACGGGCACCGAACCGGCGCCCCCCCTAAACCGGACAGACAGGAGATCATCATGAACAGCCTGCGTAACACCGTCGCCGCCCTCGCCCTTTCCGTTGCCGCCCTGGCGGGCCCGGCCCTGGCCGACGCCCCCGTGCTGGAGGCCGGAACCAAAGCCTTTGTCGACGCCGTGGCGGCATCGGGGGGCAAGCCGATCTACACCTTGTCCTATAGCGACGCCCGCGCCGTGCTGGCCGGCGCCCAGGCCCAGACGCTGAAATCCGCCGCCACCAGCGTGCAGGATACCAGCTTCCCCGTCGGCCCCACGGGCAAGGTGTCGGTGCGTATCGTGAAGCCGGAAGGCGCCAAGGGCCTGCTGCCCGTCATCATGTATTATCATGGCGGCGGCTGGGTGATGGGCGACCGCAACACCCATGACCATCTGATCCGCGAGCTGTCCGCCGCATCCGGCGCCGCATTGGTCTTCGTCGATTATGACCGCGCCCCCGAAGCCGTCTATCCAGCCCAGAATGAACAGGGCTATGCCGCCCTGCAGTTCGTGGCCAAGAACGGCGCGCAATACGGTCTGGATGGCAGCCGCATCGCCGTCGCCGGTGACAGTGCGGGCGGCAACATGGCCGCCGCCATCACCTTGATGACCAAGGCCCGGCAGGGGGCCATCATCCGCCATCAGCTGCTGTTCTACCCCGTCACCGATGACGTGTCGGCTAACAGCTCCTATCAGGCGTTCGGCAATGGCCCGTGGCTGACGGAAAAGGCTATGCATTACTTCCTGGACGCTACCTTCCCCGCCGATAAGCGCGACGAGGTGACGGCCTTCCCCCTTAAGGCCAGCCTGGAGCAGTTGAAGGGCCTGCCCACGGCCACCATCATCGTGGCGGAAAACGACCTGCTGCGGGATGAGGGCGAGGCCTATGCGAAGAAGCTGACCCAGGCCGGCGTGACGGTCACCTCCACGCGCTACAACGGCACCATCCATGATTTCGTCATGCTGAACGGTCTGGCCACCACCCCCGCCGCCCAGGCCGCCATCGCCCAGGGTGCGGCGGCACTGAAGGCTGCATTTGCGAAGTAAGCGTTACGAGGTGAGGGGCAGTCTCTCCCCCTCACCCTTCTCCCTCCGGCAACGGCAGACGCGGCACCTGATCCAGCTGCATCAGCTCGGGCAGGTCGCCGCCCGCCGTGGCTTTCAATTCCTTGAACCGGCGCGCCGTCACCATGACGCGGGTTTCCAGAGAGGCGATGGCGGCGTTGTAGCTGTTGACGGCCCCGCCCAGCCCCTTGCCCACCTTGGCCATATGGTCGGCCATGGTCGACAGCCGTTCATGCAGTTCACGGCCCAACTGGCTGATGGCCTGCGCATTGCGGGCCAGCGCTTCCTGCCGCCAGCCATAGGACACGGCGCGCAACAGGGCGATCAGGGTGGTGGGCGTGGCGGGGATCACCGACTGGTCGATGCCCGCTTCGATCAGGGCCGGGTCCTGTTCCAGCGCGGCGGAGAAGAAATTCTCTCCCGGCAGGAACAGCACCACGAATTCCGGGGCCGGATCGAACTGCGCCCAGTAGCGTTTCTCCCCCAGCGCCTTCATGTGGTCGCGGATATGTCGGGCATGACGGGACAGATGCGTCAACCGCGCCTCATCATCCGCCGCATGGTTGGCGTCCAGGAATGCCTCCAGCGGGGCCTTGGCATCCACCACGATGCTTTTGCCCCCCGGCAGCCGCACGATCAGGTCAGGGCGCAGGCGGTTGCCGTCGGCATTGTTGACGCTGGCCTGTTCATGGAAATCGCAATGGTCCAGCATGCCGGCCATTTCGACCACCCGCTTCAACTGGATCTCGCCCCAGCGCCCCCGCGTGGCGGGACTACGCAGGGCCTTGACCAGATTGCCGGTTTCGGCGCGCAGCTGCCCCTGGCTTTCCATCAGATGGGCGACCTGGGTCTTCAGTTCCGTATAGGCCCCGATGCGGGCCTGTTCGATGCCGGAAACCGCCTCCCCGAACTTTGACAGGTGCTCGCGGATGGGGGTTACCAGGGCGTCGATGGCGGCGCTGCGCTTTTCCAGATCGCCCTTCGCCACCTCCCCGAACCGGTCAAACTGCGCCTGGGCAAGCGTCAGGAATTCGCGGTTATTGGCCGACAGCGCATCGGCGGACAGGGCCTTGAAGGCATCGGCCAGCCGCACTTGCGCTTGGTCCAACAGCGCGAGCTTGTCCGCATGCGCGCGGCGTTCATGGTCAAGGGCGGTGCGCGCCTCAGCAAGCGCGGTCTGCAAATCCGCCTGCTCATCGCGGGCCACAGCCAGCGCTTCCTCCAGCCTGGGCAGCCGCGCCGCCTCTGCCTCCGCCCCCGCTCGCCGCGCCGATTCGGCATTCAACTGTCGGCGCAGATCGGCCAGCAACCCGTCTCGCTGCGCCAGTTCACCCCGCAATTCCCCGATATGGTGGCGGTCCCGCTCCCGGTCGGCCAGCAGAGCGACGCATTCGGCACGCAACGTCGCTGTCCCCTGACGCTGCCAGAGAAACGCGATCACCATACCGGCCAGCGCGCCGGCCAGCAGCGAAATCAGGTCAAGCGGCACGGGCAGCAGCCTCCATCACAGGGTCAGTGACGGAGCATAGCCCACACGCGAAATGAGAACAAGTCAGGAACAAGCGCCGTTACAGCGCGACACCCAGTTCCTTGCCGACCGTGAAAATGTCCTTATCGCCGCGACCGCAGAGATTCATGACCAACAGCGTATCCTTGGACAGGGTCGGCGCGATGCGCTTGACGGCGGCCAGCGCGTGGCTGGGTTCCAGGGCGGGCAGGATGCCCTCCGTCCGAGCCAGAAGCTGGAACGCGTCCAGCGCCTCGCGGTCGGTGGCGCTGACATAATCGACGCGCCCGACCTCATGCAGCCAGGAATGTTCCGGGCCGATGCCGGGATAGTCCAGGCCGGCAGAGATGGAATGGCCTTCCAGGATCTGGCCGTCATCATCCTGAAGCAGATAGGTGCGGTTGCCATGCAGAACGCCGGGGCGACCGCCCTTCAGGCTGGCAGCATGGCCGTTGGGCACGTCCAGACCATGGCCACCGGCTTCCACCGCCACCATGCGCACCGTCGGTTCGTCCAGGAAATCATGGAACAGACCGATGGCGTTGGACCCGCCGCCGATACAGGCGACCAGCATGTCGGGCAGGCGGCCTTCGGCCTCCAGCATCTGTTCGCGGGTTTCACGCCCGATGATGGATTGGAAATCGCGGACCATGGCCGGGTACGGGTGCGGGCCGGCGGCGGTGCCGATGATGTAGAAGGTATCTTCCACATTCGTCACCCAATCGCGCAGCGCGTCATTCATCGCGTCCTTCAGGGTGCCGGCCCCGCTGGTCACGGCGCGCACTTCGGCGCCCAACAGCTTCATGCGGAAAACGTTGGGCGCCTGGCGCGCGATGTCAGTGGCGCCCATATAGACAACACAGGGCAGGCCCATCAGGGCACAGACGGTGGCCGTGGCCACGCCATGCTGCCCTGCACCAGTTTCGGCGATGATGCGCTTCTTGCCCATGCGCTTGGCCAGCAGGATCTGGCCCATGCAATTGTTGATCTTGTGCGCGCCGGTATGATTCAGCTCGTCGCGCTTGAAATAAATCTTGGCCCCGCCCAGCTCCTCCGTCAGGCGCTTGGCGAAGTAAAGCGGGCTGGGACGGCCCACATAATGCTTCAGCTGGTGGGCCAGTTCGGCGTGGAATTCCGGGTCGGCCTTGGCCTCCTCATAGGCCTTTTCCACTTCCAGGATCAGCGGCATCAGCGTTTCGGCGACGAAACGTCCCCCGAAAATGCCGAAATGGCCATGTTCGTCGGGACCGTTACGATAGCTGTTCAGGGGCTTGTTCATGACGCTGCCTGGATGACGAAAGATGTCGGGGGAAACTAGACCGCCCCGCCGGCTTTTCCAAGCCCGTGAGGCGGCACGCCACGTCATGGCGTGGCCGCGAATTCGCAGGCAACAAAGTTACGCCGTCAGCAGGGGACCGGAGGTCACAAGCACCTGCCGCCCCGCAATGCAGAGCAAAATGTCGTTCGGCCCGGCATAGCGGCACTGGGTCCGCGACCAGACCAGCCCGTCGGAGGTGGCACGGCAGGGATGGCGTTCACCGCTGGCGGGGTCCAGGACGGTGGCGACGTGATCACCGGCCTGCACCCGGTCCCCCAGGCTGACATGGTAAAGGGCGATACCGCCCACCGGCGCACGGACCCGGTCCACCCCGGCCAGCGGTGTGGCCAGATCCGACAGGTCGGGCATGGCGGGGGCCGGAGCATCAATGATCCCGCGCCAGCAGAGATGGTCGATCAGGGCGGCGGCATCGGCGGCGGCCAGCCCGTCATCCACATCCGCCTCCCCCCGCAATTCCACGGTCACGGCGGAACAGCCAACGGGGATGGGCGTGTCCGGCCTGCCATAATGGGCGCGCAGCCGGTCCCAGGGGGTGGAACAGACCTCGTCAAACGGTTCCCCACCCGACCGGTCGGCCAGGAACACCGCCCTGGCATCCAGCCGCGCCGCCAGATCCGCCACGCCCAGGGGCCAACAAGCAGGCGTGGTGTAGAGATGCATCACCGCCTCGCTGTCGCAATGCAGGTCGAGCACGTAATCGGCATCGACGGCATGTGACAGCAGCAGCTTGCGCAGGGCATCTGCTTCTGTCCGGGGCTGCAACGACGCGGCAGCCTTGGCCAGCGCCCGCTGAAGCAGACGGCGGTTGGCGTCGGCATCCGGGCCCAGATCGCCGGGCCGTAGAGCATCGGCAACCGTATCGCCCAGATCGGCGAAGGAACGGTTGAAATTCACCCCGCTGGCCAGATCAAAGCGACCGACATGGCCGCCCAGAAGCACCTGATCCAGCCCGATGGGATTGGCCATGGGCACCAGCACCACCTGCCCCTTTATCCTGCCTTCTGCATTCAGACGGATCAGATGATCCAGCAGATGGCGGGCCACGACCATTCCCGGCAATTCGCCGGCATGCAGGCCGGCCTGGATATAGGCCTTGGGACCGCTGCAGGACCCGAACCGGTGGATGGTTAGGCGCCGGGTGGTGCCGGGGCGGCCATGAGGCAGGGTGATGATATCGGTCTGGTGTGTCATGGGCGTGATTTTTGATCCCGCCTGCCCCCCCTTGTCCAGCGCCATTGCCGTGGCATGATGGGTTTGGTGCAAGACCGGATGCAGGATCGCGTGATGCGGGTAGGGAGCAAGGTGGATTGGCGGCTATGGGCCTTCGCCCTATCCATCCTGGCCTATGGTGCTGCCTCCGCCCCGGCCCCACCGGGCATCCGTCCGCAGGAATTGGTGGTCTTTGCGGGGATCGCCTGCATGGCGGGGATTGATACCCCTTGGCGGTTCTTCTCAGGACAGATGCTGGCACGCGGACCGGCGGTGATGGCGGCAGGATCGGCCATCCTGGTCTGGCTATTATGGCAGGGACTGGTCCGTGGCCTGTGGAACGGCTGGGGCCTGACGGACATGATGCGCGACATCGTGCCCACGCTGTTCCTCGCCCTGCCGCTGCTGCTGGCCCCACGCCTGGGACGACTTCCGGCGGATCGGGCCGACAGGCTGGCCGATATCGTCGCCCTGGCCGGGGTGATCTTCACCCTACGCTGGTGGTGGGATGCCGGCATGGCCCTGTCCTCCCTGGGCACCTCTCCACTAGGGGAGGGGCGCTATTACCTGCTGAACAGCGCACTGGTGCCGTTCGCCGCCGTCTGGTTGGGCCTGCGCGCCACGGGCTGGTTCCTGGCCCGGCCCCGGCGGTGGGTGGAACAGGTGCAGGCAGCACTCGCCGCATTGGGCAGCCTGTGCTGCCTGCTGGCCCTGGCGGCAACCCTGCACCGGGCGGGGCTTGGCCTGTCCTTGCTGGCGCTGGGAACCGGGATGGGCATTCGCCTATGGCGGCGTCCGTTCTGGTTCGTTGCTACCTCCCTGCTGGCCTTGCTGCTGCTGGCGTTTGTCGGCCCGCGGGTGGCCGGCGTGGCGGAACTTCTGGCCGACAAGACGGAAAGTGTGGGTCTGAACAACCGCGTCGATGAATTCGTGGCCGTCCTGGATCAGGTTGGGCGCGACCCGCTGGCCTTCCTGATCGGGGATGGCTGGGGTGCCCTGGTCGCCAACCCGGCAGTGGGCTGGTGGCGTGTGTCCTACACCCACAGCGCCGCCAGCTACTTCCTTTTGAAGCTGGGGGCGACGGGGCTGGCGCTGGTGGTGGTTCTGGCGGGACTGTTGGCGGGGATGGCCGCGCGCGCGGCGCGCGATATGCCCATGCTGCTTCTGGCTGTAGCACCATCGCTGCTACTGGGCGCTTTCCTGCACACTAGTTTCAAGTATCTCTGCTTCTCCATTCTCCTCTCTCTGGTTGCCGGTCGATCCAACGCCAGCCTTTACGGGAGAAGCGATATCTGACATTCTCGCGATAGATGAACACAAGTGCAGGCATTGACCGATGCCCGACAGCGTCGCCAGCCGGCTGAACATGCCATCCTCCGCCATGGGGGACATGCTGCACGCGCTGGCGGCACAGTGGCGGCACCTGCTTCTGTGCACCTGTGCGGGGCTGACGCTCACCGTCATGGCCCTGCATCTGGTTACCCCCCGCTATACGGCCAGCCTGATCGTGGGACCAACGGGGCGCAGCGGTCCGGCCGCCATGGGGCCCCGCGCGCCCGCCCTGTCGCCCGCCGCCGGGCGCGGTATCGCCGAACAGGGATCGGCTGAGGAACTGGTCGGTGACTTCTCCCGCTATCTGGCGCTACTGACCTCCGTGCCTGTCGCCGAACGTCTGGTCCGGGATCAGGAACTGATGCACCGCCTGTTCGAGGATGCCTGGGACGCGGAAGCAGGCCGCTGGCGTCCAGCCACGGGGCCGGGTTCCATGTTGGTGCGGGGCCTGCGCTGGCTGGCCGGGCATGCGGTCTGGTCCCCGCCCGATGCGGTGGACCTCTCGCGCCATCTCAAGAAATACCTCGCCATCGAATCCGTCAGCGGTGGTCCGTTACGGCGGCTGGTCTATCGGCATGAGGAGCGGGACTTTGCCTTGCTGTTGCTGACCCGCCTGCACGCCGCCACGGAGGCGCATCTGCGGGCGGAGGCGGAACGACGGCTGCGGGCCGAGATGACGCATGTGAACGGACGCCTGTCCGGGATCGCCAATCTGGACCGCTCCCGTCTTCTGTCGGGCATGGTAACGGAACAGGAAGAGATGCTGATGATGCTGGAAGTCGGCCTACCTTATGCCGCCGACCTTCTGGAGCCGCCCGCCGCTGCCGCCCTGGCCGACTGGCCCAACCCGGTGCCGTTGATCCCGGCAGGTGCGCTGGCCGGGCTGGGGCTGGGCCTGTTCGTGGTGGCAGCACGACATGGTTACCGGCGGGGGCTTTGATGGAAACAATGGATATGCCCGCCATCCCCGTGACCGTCATCATCATGACCCGAAACGAGGCGGCCAATATCGGCTTGTGCCTCTCGCTCCTGTCCCGATTCGCGCAGGTACTTGTTGTGGATAGCCACAGCACCGACTCGACCGCCGTAATCGCCGCCGCCAACGGGGCGGATCTGGTGCAGTTTCGCTGGAACGGCGTGTATCCGAAAAAGAAACAATGGTCACTGAGCCATGCCAGCACACGCCATGACTGGGTGCTATTCATTGACGCGGATGAACGGGTTACTCCCCAACTGGTTGCGGAGATCGGGGATCTGATGCGGCGGGGACCAGAGGCGGCGGCCTATTTCATCGACAGCCGGCCCCTATGGCTGGGTCGGGTTCTGCGACATGGGACACCCTATCGCAAAATCGCCTTGATGGACCGGCGGCGTACGCGCTTTCCGGTCTGTCCCGACCTGCATGTAACCCGCATGTGGGAGGTGGAGGGACATTACCAGCCGATGGTGGATGGACCGGTCGGTCGCCTGCATAACTTCATGATCCACGCCGATCAGAAGCCGCCCGCAGACTGGTTCGATCGGCATAACCGCTATTCGGACTGGGAGGCGGAACTGGGGCATGGTGGCGGAGCGGTGTCTGCCCTTCTGGCTGGCGAACGGGGATGGCGGCGTCTGGCCAAACGACTGCTGGCGCGGGTGCCGGGGCGGCCCTGGCTGGCCTTCCTGCACGCCTATGTCTGGCATCTGGGGTTTCTGGACGGCAAGCCCGGTCTGCACCATGCCCTGTCGCGCCTGTTCTATTACTGGTCCATTGACCTGAAACGCGACTGGCTGGCCGCGCGGGACGCGGCCAGCCAGCCTGATCTA
Proteins encoded in this region:
- a CDS encoding DNA recombination protein RmuC: MPLDLISLLAGALAGMVIAFLWQRQGTATLRAECVALLADRERDRHHIGELRGELAQRDGLLADLRRQLNAESARRAGAEAEAARLPRLEEALAVARDEQADLQTALAEARTALDHERRAHADKLALLDQAQVRLADAFKALSADALSANNREFLTLAQAQFDRFGEVAKGDLEKRSAAIDALVTPIREHLSKFGEAVSGIEQARIGAYTELKTQVAHLMESQGQLRAETGNLVKALRSPATRGRWGEIQLKRVVEMAGMLDHCDFHEQASVNNADGNRLRPDLIVRLPGGKSIVVDAKAPLEAFLDANHAADDEARLTHLSRHARHIRDHMKALGEKRYWAQFDPAPEFVVLFLPGENFFSAALEQDPALIEAGIDQSVIPATPTTLIALLRAVSYGWRQEALARNAQAISQLGRELHERLSTMADHMAKVGKGLGGAVNSYNAAIASLETRVMVTARRFKELKATAGGDLPELMQLDQVPRLPLPEGEG
- a CDS encoding MarR family winged helix-turn-helix transcriptional regulator, with product MSDAPALKLGDFICFSLYSASHAFTRVYKPLLDRLGLTYPQYLVMVLLWERDGQTVGQIGEQLFLESSTLTPLLKRLEAAGHVRRERNPADERQVLIRLTDSGRDLKDQTVDFFEHLTQAVGMGLEEITELRDNIQRLRANLNRFAG
- a CDS encoding succinylglutamate desuccinylase/aspartoacylase family protein; protein product: MTHQTDIITLPHGRPGTTRRLTIHRFGSCSGPKAYIQAGLHAGELPGMVVARHLLDHLIRLNAEGRIKGQVVLVPMANPIGLDQVLLGGHVGRFDLASGVNFNRSFADLGDTVADALRPGDLGPDADANRRLLQRALAKAAASLQPRTEADALRKLLLSHAVDADYVLDLHCDSEAVMHLYTTPACWPLGVADLAARLDARAVFLADRSGGEPFDEVCSTPWDRLRAHYGRPDTPIPVGCSAVTVELRGEADVDDGLAAADAAALIDHLCWRGIIDAPAPAMPDLSDLATPLAGVDRVRAPVGGIALYHVSLGDRVQAGDHVATVLDPASGERHPCRATSDGLVWSRTQCRYAGPNDILLCIAGRQVLVTSGPLLTA
- a CDS encoding glycosyltransferase family 2 protein codes for the protein METMDMPAIPVTVIIMTRNEAANIGLCLSLLSRFAQVLVVDSHSTDSTAVIAAANGADLVQFRWNGVYPKKKQWSLSHASTRHDWVLFIDADERVTPQLVAEIGDLMRRGPEAAAYFIDSRPLWLGRVLRHGTPYRKIALMDRRRTRFPVCPDLHVTRMWEVEGHYQPMVDGPVGRLHNFMIHADQKPPADWFDRHNRYSDWEAELGHGGGAVSALLAGERGWRRLAKRLLARVPGRPWLAFLHAYVWHLGFLDGKPGLHHALSRLFYYWSIDLKRDWLAARDAASQPDLSGALGADPADQPALALSSPSPASVFTSSNVRRRTASSGIR
- a CDS encoding hydrogen peroxide-inducible genes activator → MTNLTLKQLRYFDALARLGHFGRAADDCAISQPALSMQIKELEEGLGAPLFERGPRQIWLTGFGEEFAARARDILRSVDELGDLARAARDQLAGRLRIGVIPTVAPYLLPSIIGDLTRMNADLDIHVRETVTPKLLHELLEGRLDTAVVALPVSEPSLTEVALFDENFVLVRPAEEEGKPVPSPEALREMRLLLLEEGHCFRDQALSFCNMNSALPRELLDGSSLSTLVQMVGAGIGVTLIPEMAVGVETKSAAVSIARFKDPEPSRTIGMVWRKSSPLSKQLLDIADLVRRSGEAQRAKHAA
- the trpB gene encoding tryptophan synthase subunit beta; the encoded protein is MNKPLNSYRNGPDEHGHFGIFGGRFVAETLMPLILEVEKAYEEAKADPEFHAELAHQLKHYVGRPSPLYFAKRLTEELGGAKIYFKRDELNHTGAHKINNCMGQILLAKRMGKKRIIAETGAGQHGVATATVCALMGLPCVVYMGATDIARQAPNVFRMKLLGAEVRAVTSGAGTLKDAMNDALRDWVTNVEDTFYIIGTAAGPHPYPAMVRDFQSIIGRETREQMLEAEGRLPDMLVACIGGGSNAIGLFHDFLDEPTVRMVAVEAGGHGLDVPNGHAASLKGGRPGVLHGNRTYLLQDDDGQILEGHSISAGLDYPGIGPEHSWLHEVGRVDYVSATDREALDAFQLLARTEGILPALEPSHALAAVKRIAPTLSKDTLLVMNLCGRGDKDIFTVGKELGVAL
- a CDS encoding alpha/beta hydrolase; translated protein: MNSLRNTVAALALSVAALAGPALADAPVLEAGTKAFVDAVAASGGKPIYTLSYSDARAVLAGAQAQTLKSAATSVQDTSFPVGPTGKVSVRIVKPEGAKGLLPVIMYYHGGGWVMGDRNTHDHLIRELSAASGAALVFVDYDRAPEAVYPAQNEQGYAALQFVAKNGAQYGLDGSRIAVAGDSAGGNMAAAITLMTKARQGAIIRHQLLFYPVTDDVSANSSYQAFGNGPWLTEKAMHYFLDATFPADKRDEVTAFPLKASLEQLKGLPTATIIVAENDLLRDEGEAYAKKLTQAGVTVTSTRYNGTIHDFVMLNGLATTPAAQAAIAQGAAALKAAFAK